One Aegilops tauschii subsp. strangulata cultivar AL8/78 chromosome 7, Aet v6.0, whole genome shotgun sequence genomic window carries:
- the LOC141027481 gene encoding uncharacterized protein → MSIVPYAGGLGSSLPPPVPVLTGENYPAWADQGASKLGRGRAMGGRGAGGGRGGDRDRQEGQATRAYLICVLAEDLLLQVASKKTAAEIWACLKMRFAGADRVRAARLASLRSDFELLRMDGGETLDGFAGKLSSMAARYAGLGSTLEDPAMVKKLLDSVPDRLYAAFAGMEQFCDVSTMPFEEALRRLKAFEERLRRRGQGGGERADGQLMFTAAQWRARERQHCGARDDDDGRSVASGNGGNRRGRCYKCGERGHFKRECPLLCEEPAAECAPLADASVEDDGLLSAMA, encoded by the coding sequence ATGTCGATCGTGCCCTACGCCGGCGGATTGGGGAGCTCGCTGCCGCCGCCCGTTCCGGTGCTCACTGGTGAGAATTACCCCGCGTGGGCCGATCAAGGTGCAAGCAAACTTGGACGCGGTAGGGCAATGGGTGGCCGTGGTGCCGGCGGAGGACGCGGCGGCGACCGTGATCGCCAAGAAGGACAAGCCACTCGGGCGTACTTGATTTGCGTGCTCGCCGAGGACCTTCTGCTGCAGGTGGCGTCCAAGAAGACGGCGGCAGAAATCTGGGCCTGCTTGAAGATGAGGTTCGCCGGAGCTGATCGCGTCAGGGCGGCGCGGCTAGCCTCGCTCCGGAGCGACTTCGAGCTGTTGCGCATGGACGGCGGGGAGACGCTGGACGGGTTCGCCGGGAAGCTCAGCAGCATGGCAGCTCGCTACGCCGGGCTGGGGTCGACACTGGAGGACCCGGCGATGGTGAAGAAGCTCCTGGACTCAGTCCCGGATCGCCTATACGCCGCCTTCGCCGGAATGGAGCAGTTCTGCGACGTGTCGACAATGCCGTTCGAGGAAGCTCTCAGGCGGCTGAAGGCGTTCGAGGAGCGGCTGCGACGGCGCGGGCAAGGTGGCGGCGAGCGGGCGGACGGACAACTCATGTTCACGGCGGCGCAGTGGCGAGCGCGCGAGCGGCAGCACTGCGGGGCTCGGGACGACGACGATGGCAGGAGCGTGGCGTCGGGCAACGGCGGCAACCGACGCGGGCGCTGCTACAAGTGCGGCGAGCGCGGCCACTTCAAGAGGGAGTGCCCATTGCTGTGTGAGGAGCCGGCGGCGGAGTGTGCGCCACTGGCGGACGCCAGCGTCGAGGACGACGGCCTGCTTTCAGCCATGGCTTAG
- the LOC120969142 gene encoding uncharacterized protein, translating to MVMKGGTWNKPSGHKNKNNHNLKNNKKRLHQSDEDDGMSGSELVATSGQDPLQLLSSPDSPLVSLPSQAAAATHHPGDLPTGDPQPLHPHARRLPQCLVPLAVSSGGRGWPRGANVSKAELKERLAKVYEVKDPNCIFVFKFRTHFVGGKSSGFGLIYDNIESAKKFEPKYRLIRVWIGSPSFLLHMELRFVVSSRSALVFGYAVVTHGSRCSNLY from the exons ATGGTTATGAAAGGTGGTACTTGGAACAAGCCATCTGGCCACAAGAACAAGAACAATCATAACCTTAAGAACAACAAGAAAAGGCTACATCAGTCGGATGAAGATGATGGGATGAGCGGCTCTGAATTGGTTGCTACATCTGGTCAAG ATCCCCTCCAGCTCCTCTCTTCTCCCGATTCACCCCTCGTCTCCCTCCCATcccaggccgccgccgccacccaccaCCCCGGCGACCTCCCCACCGGCGATCCCCAGCCTCTCCACCCGCACGCGCGCCGCCTCCCCCAGTGCCTCGTCCCCCTCGCCGTCTCCTCCGGCGGACGGGGttggccccgcggcgccaacgtCTCCAAG GCGGAGCTGAAGGAGAGGCTGGCCAAGGTGTACGAGGTGAAGGACCCCAACTGCATCTTCGTGTTCAAGTTCCGCACCCACTTCGTAGGCGGCAAGTCCTCCGGATTCGGTCTCATCTACGACAACATCGAGTCTGCCAAGAAGTTCGAGCCCAAGTACCGCCTCATCAGGGTATGGATCGGTTCTCCCTCGTTTCTTCTTCACATGGAGCTTCGTTTCGTTGTCTCGTCTAGAAGTGCGCTAGTATTTGGTTATGCCGTGGTCACCCATGGGTCGAGATGTAGTAATTTGTATTGA